The Candidatus Hydrogenedentota bacterium genome has a window encoding:
- a CDS encoding nicotinamidase — protein MKVSDSDALIVVDVQNDFCPGGALPVLGGEGVVRVINPLQMKFGKIYFTRDWHPNDHCSFSEAPEFTDMSWPPHCVQNSPGAEFHGDLHVPSDATIISKGADPTREAYSGFEGTDLAQRLQADGVRRVFVAGLATDYCVKATALDALQAGFETVLVEDGCRGVADETAATALAEMRAAGVQFARGADIVP, from the coding sequence ATGAAAGTGAGTGATTCCGACGCCCTGATTGTCGTGGACGTGCAGAACGACTTCTGCCCCGGCGGCGCGCTGCCCGTGCTCGGCGGGGAAGGGGTCGTCCGCGTCATCAACCCGCTCCAGATGAAGTTCGGGAAAATCTACTTCACCCGCGACTGGCACCCCAACGACCACTGCAGCTTCAGCGAGGCGCCTGAATTCACCGATATGAGCTGGCCACCTCATTGCGTCCAGAACTCCCCCGGGGCCGAGTTCCACGGCGACCTGCACGTCCCCTCCGACGCCACAATCATCAGCAAGGGCGCCGATCCCACGCGCGAGGCCTACAGCGGCTTCGAAGGCACGGATCTCGCCCAGCGCCTCCAGGCCGATGGCGTGCGCCGCGTCTTCGTCGCCGGCCTCGCCACGGACTACTGCGTCAAGGCCACCGCGCTCGATGCGCTGCAGGCCGGTTTCGAGACCGTGCTCGTGGAGGATGGCTGCCGCGGCGTCGCCGATGAAACCGCCGCAACGGCCCTGGCGGAAATGCGCGCCGCCGGCGTCCAGTTCGCGCGCGGCGCGGATATCGTCCCGTGA
- a CDS encoding NUDIX hydrolase, which produces MSYSYDHPRPMVTVDIAVLRQGPNGPEILLIQRKNEPFQGAWAMPGGFVNEQEDLEDAARRELQEETGLTGLPLSQLYTVGTPGRDPRGHTISIVYVAACPGNAEVTAGDDAAAARWFAVDRLPEMAFDHADILEHVNIRTEEDAFDESE; this is translated from the coding sequence ATGAGCTATTCCTACGACCATCCCCGGCCCATGGTGACCGTGGACATCGCCGTCCTTCGCCAGGGGCCGAACGGGCCCGAGATCCTGCTGATCCAGCGAAAGAACGAGCCCTTCCAGGGCGCCTGGGCCATGCCCGGCGGCTTCGTCAACGAGCAGGAAGATCTTGAGGACGCCGCCCGCCGTGAACTCCAGGAGGAAACCGGCCTGACCGGACTACCCCTGAGCCAGCTGTACACCGTCGGCACACCCGGGCGCGATCCCCGCGGACACACCATATCGATCGTGTACGTCGCGGCTTGCCCCGGCAACGCGGAAGTCACCGCCGGCGACGATGCGGCCGCCGCGCGCTGGTTCGCCGTGGACCGGCTTCCGGAGATGGCCTTTGACCACGCGGACATACTCGAACACGTGAACATACGCACGGAGGAGGATGCCTTCGATGAAAGTGAGTGA
- a CDS encoding dienelactone hydrolase family protein, with protein sequence MPVVVRAARYTRFALLAALLAWTTPAAADTEAGGKDPMQTGFLQQTIEVHGKAHRYVLFVPEAYTPESEWPLIVFLHGAGERGDDGLVHSKVGLGPAIEKHPDRFPALVLMPQCPKDANWDTQHDVLEAQMAAVRAAYAVDDKRVYLTGLSMGGYGTWLWGAIHTDTFAALVPICGGGDPADIQRLLGTTGGNPYGSHASRVRALAAVPIWAFHGGADTVVPPDRSRAMVEAVQGAGGNIRYTEYEGVGHNSWDATYRDHDVISWLLAQGKS encoded by the coding sequence ATGCCCGTTGTCGTTCGCGCAGCCCGCTACACACGTTTCGCTCTCCTGGCGGCCCTGCTGGCCTGGACCACGCCCGCCGCCGCGGACACCGAAGCGGGGGGTAAGGACCCGATGCAAACAGGATTCCTCCAGCAGACCATCGAAGTGCACGGAAAAGCCCACCGCTACGTGCTCTTTGTGCCCGAGGCCTACACGCCCGAATCCGAGTGGCCGCTCATCGTCTTTCTGCACGGGGCCGGCGAACGTGGCGACGATGGCCTCGTGCATTCGAAGGTCGGCCTCGGCCCCGCCATCGAAAAACACCCCGATCGCTTTCCGGCGCTCGTCCTCATGCCGCAATGCCCGAAGGACGCCAACTGGGACACGCAACACGACGTCCTCGAAGCCCAGATGGCCGCCGTGCGCGCCGCGTATGCGGTCGACGACAAACGCGTTTACCTCACCGGGCTCTCCATGGGCGGCTACGGAACCTGGCTCTGGGGCGCCATCCACACCGATACCTTCGCCGCCCTTGTACCCATCTGCGGCGGAGGCGACCCCGCCGATATCCAGCGCCTGCTCGGCACGACCGGCGGGAATCCCTACGGCAGCCACGCCTCCCGCGTACGCGCCCTGGCAGCTGTCCCGATCTGGGCCTTCCACGGCGGCGCCGACACCGTCGTGCCGCCCGACCGCTCCCGCGCCATGGTGGAAGCTGTTCAAGGCGCCGGCGGAAACATCCGATACACCGAGTATGAGGGGGTTGGCCACAATTCCTGGGACGCGACCTACCGGGATCACGACGTGATCTCCTGGTTGCTTGCGCAAGGCAAGTCATGA
- a CDS encoding DUF1080 domain-containing protein, whose protein sequence is MARKRKVVQAAVAAAVLCLLGALSFPLAAEDPEEGFVSLFDGKSLDGWHLMNGAQFFVEDGVIKHDVGRGWLRSDKQYSDFIFRVEFRFLEPMQDGGVFLRATMEGESRPDKKYEVQVENSARMATIFGAEHELDVERVKKVLKPDGEWNEYDIKIVGPSIEVRLNGELVASSKAADALTRGYIGLQGEDGAHEYRNFRIKDMSK, encoded by the coding sequence ATGGCCCGCAAGCGCAAAGTTGTCCAGGCTGCTGTAGCCGCTGCCGTGTTGTGCCTCCTGGGCGCGCTGTCTTTCCCATTGGCCGCCGAGGATCCCGAAGAAGGATTCGTGAGCCTCTTCGACGGCAAGTCCCTGGATGGCTGGCACCTCATGAACGGCGCGCAGTTCTTTGTGGAGGATGGCGTCATCAAGCACGATGTGGGCCGCGGCTGGCTGCGGAGCGACAAGCAATATTCGGACTTCATCTTCCGGGTGGAGTTCCGCTTCCTCGAGCCCATGCAGGACGGCGGCGTCTTTCTCCGCGCCACGATGGAAGGCGAAAGCCGGCCGGACAAGAAGTACGAGGTGCAGGTGGAAAACAGCGCCCGCATGGCGACCATCTTCGGCGCGGAGCATGAACTCGACGTCGAACGGGTGAAGAAGGTGCTCAAGCCCGACGGCGAGTGGAATGAATACGACATCAAGATCGTCGGGCCGAGCATTGAAGTTCGCCTGAACGGCGAACTCGTCGCCAGCTCCAAGGCCGCCGACGCGCTGACCCGTGGCTATATCGGCCTCCAGGGCGAAGATGGTGCTCACGAGTACCGGAATTTCCGGATCAAGGACATGAGCAAGTAG
- a CDS encoding MoxR family ATPase, with amino-acid sequence MAVNSQFEQEARQFVDAFNRVRDEIARVVVGQRDIVEDILTGLFAGGHVLLEGVPGIGKTLMVHTLADTLSCGFSRIQFTPDLMPTDIIGTRIVIEDESGQKHFTFQPGPVFTQILLADEINRATPKTQSALLEAMQERSVTTAGETRHLERPFFVIATQNPLEMEGTYPLPEAQLDRFLFKLYVRFPSVDDLVEVSRRTTVREMPRAGVALSDSEVVQLMGTVRDMPIAEHVERYAAHILVATHPSSDRATPMVKQYGKYGASPRGLQAMILGGKVRALLDGRFNVAEDDIRAVAKPSLRHRILLNFEGEAEEISTDAIVEEILAQVKVAVA; translated from the coding sequence ATGGCGGTGAACAGCCAGTTCGAGCAGGAGGCGCGGCAGTTTGTGGACGCCTTCAACCGGGTTCGGGACGAGATCGCCCGGGTCGTGGTGGGCCAACGCGACATTGTCGAGGACATCCTCACGGGCCTTTTCGCGGGCGGCCACGTGCTCCTCGAAGGCGTCCCGGGCATCGGCAAGACCCTCATGGTCCATACGCTCGCGGACACCCTCTCCTGCGGCTTCTCCCGGATTCAGTTCACCCCGGACCTCATGCCCACCGATATCATCGGCACGCGGATCGTGATCGAGGACGAGTCCGGCCAGAAGCATTTCACCTTCCAGCCCGGCCCCGTTTTCACGCAGATCCTGCTGGCGGACGAAATCAACCGGGCCACGCCGAAGACGCAGTCCGCGCTGCTGGAAGCCATGCAGGAGCGATCGGTCACCACGGCGGGGGAAACCCGCCACCTGGAGCGCCCGTTCTTCGTGATCGCCACGCAGAACCCCCTGGAAATGGAAGGCACCTACCCCCTTCCCGAGGCGCAGCTGGACCGCTTCCTCTTCAAGCTCTACGTGCGCTTTCCCTCGGTCGATGACCTGGTCGAGGTGTCCCGGCGCACCACTGTGCGCGAAATGCCGCGCGCGGGCGTCGCGCTCAGCGATTCGGAAGTGGTCCAGCTCATGGGCACCGTGCGCGATATGCCCATCGCGGAACATGTCGAACGCTACGCCGCGCACATCCTCGTCGCGACGCATCCGTCCTCCGATCGGGCCACCCCGATGGTGAAGCAATACGGGAAGTACGGCGCGAGCCCGCGCGGGTTGCAGGCCATGATTCTCGGCGGCAAGGTGCGCGCGCTGCTGGATGGCCGCTTCAATGTCGCCGAGGACGACATCCGCGCTGTGGCGAAGCCGTCCCTGCGCCACCGGATCCTGTTGAATTTCGAGGGCGAGGCCGAGGAAATCAGCACGGACGCGATCGTGGAGGAAATCCTGGCGCAGGTGAAGGTGGCGGTGGCATGA
- a CDS encoding DUF58 domain-containing protein: MSGGRGVRAPVESRSAPAGEPLFDDNFLETLAYLNIIARKILSGQLKAERRSRKKGVSVEFADHRPYAPGDDFRFIDWSVYFRTDHLFLKLFEEEEDLHIYLLLDCSASMGFGDPDKFLYARRLAAAIGYLGLASLDRVHVIPFVDDVPGAAADTLRIRGKAKVFQLLHFLEGRRSGGVTDMAAALRRFGASRRKRGMVILFTDLYDRDGVIPGLNALRYQKFDPYVIHIVSPQEAEPALLGDLRLIDGETGRARDVTVTEGLLRRYRQAFAAHGDRVERYCRSHGMGYARCVTSTPFQETVVQMLRRGKLLQ; this comes from the coding sequence ATGAGCGGCGGGCGGGGCGTCCGGGCGCCGGTGGAATCCCGGTCCGCGCCGGCAGGGGAGCCCCTCTTCGACGACAATTTTCTCGAAACGCTGGCCTACCTCAACATCATCGCCCGAAAAATACTCAGCGGGCAGCTGAAGGCCGAGCGCCGCAGCCGGAAGAAGGGCGTGAGCGTGGAGTTCGCCGACCACCGGCCCTACGCCCCGGGCGACGACTTTCGCTTCATCGACTGGAGCGTCTACTTCCGCACGGATCATCTCTTCCTCAAACTCTTCGAGGAGGAGGAAGATCTCCACATCTACCTCCTCCTCGATTGCTCCGCGAGCATGGGCTTCGGCGATCCCGACAAATTTCTCTACGCCCGGCGCCTCGCCGCGGCCATCGGCTACCTCGGCCTCGCGAGCCTCGATCGCGTGCACGTGATCCCGTTTGTGGACGATGTGCCCGGGGCGGCGGCGGATACGCTACGGATCCGGGGCAAGGCCAAGGTTTTTCAGCTGCTGCACTTCCTTGAGGGCCGGCGCAGCGGCGGCGTGACCGACATGGCGGCCGCCCTGCGGCGCTTCGGCGCCAGCCGCCGGAAGCGCGGCATGGTGATTCTGTTCACGGACCTCTACGATCGCGACGGCGTCATCCCCGGACTCAACGCGCTCCGCTACCAGAAGTTCGACCCCTACGTCATTCACATTGTCTCGCCCCAGGAGGCCGAACCGGCGCTGCTCGGCGATCTCCGCCTCATCGACGGCGAAACCGGGCGCGCGCGCGATGTCACCGTGACCGAGGGACTCCTGCGGCGCTACCGGCAGGCCTTCGCGGCGCACGGCGATCGCGTCGAGCGCTACTGCCGTTCGCACGGCATGGGCTACGCGCGCTGTGTCACCAGCACCCCCTTCCAGGAGACCGTCGTGCAGATGCTACGGCGCGGGAAGCTCTTGCAATGA
- a CDS encoding VWA domain-containing protein, producing the protein MSFLYPLAFLGLLLFIPVILLYLLKQRRARVTVSTLLFWDDILRDEHRVASVTRLRKLLSLLLQLLVLLLLILALARPILASDALGARRVVILVDVSASMHAREGERTRFDIARDHAHDVIAGLASGDAAMLVAVGPQPDIVVPLTESRRALREALDAVQPEHTPANLSAALHLLHQLPPDPRETWVYVVSDGSLDPVPFDPPPDMRFAFLAAGSRQDNIGIVAFQARPLPASPRDFEILFEVVNESDEPRTLPFALFVGDNLVDANEVTIPARGAAHRSIRQFSPEGGPVRLELETGDAFPLDDTAHAVLPAVEDTRVVLVTEGNLFLESALATADGIDLSVAPPAAYAPGAAEGGHAVYVFDGWAPENPPDAHAIYIGRWPATLGIAAEGEIADPMITDWERDHPINRRLSLANITIGGAPRLAAPDNFATLVSSFGQPLVLLDDTAEHRALVVAFNTAQSDLPLRAAFPMLIANAIQYLAEVRAEDTWRGPPLGAVLGLDELAPWTQGLDIARVLAPGESAPPEAPPAPIRIAVNKTGIYQGVTGEGDTIPLFGASLSHRRESNLDVSESMPVETAEPLPEIPDAFRAGAAPWRILAYAALALLAIEWWLFHRRWVE; encoded by the coding sequence ATGAGCTTCCTCTACCCCCTCGCATTTCTCGGGCTCCTGCTTTTCATCCCCGTGATCCTGCTCTATCTCCTCAAGCAGCGCCGGGCGCGGGTCACCGTCTCCACGCTGCTCTTCTGGGACGACATCCTCCGCGACGAGCACCGCGTCGCCTCCGTGACGCGGCTGCGCAAGCTGCTTTCGCTCCTCCTGCAACTCCTCGTCCTGCTCCTACTGATCCTCGCGCTCGCCCGGCCCATTCTCGCGAGCGATGCGCTCGGCGCAAGGCGCGTCGTCATCCTGGTCGACGTTTCCGCAAGCATGCACGCACGCGAAGGGGAGCGGACGCGTTTCGACATCGCGCGGGACCACGCTCACGACGTCATCGCCGGCCTGGCCTCCGGGGACGCCGCCATGCTCGTGGCCGTTGGCCCGCAGCCGGATATTGTCGTTCCCCTCACGGAAAGCCGCCGCGCGCTGCGCGAGGCCCTGGACGCCGTCCAACCCGAACACACCCCCGCCAACCTGTCCGCCGCGCTCCACCTGCTGCATCAGCTCCCGCCGGACCCGCGTGAAACGTGGGTGTATGTGGTCAGCGACGGATCCCTGGATCCCGTTCCCTTCGATCCGCCGCCGGACATGCGCTTCGCCTTTCTCGCGGCGGGATCCCGCCAGGACAATATCGGCATCGTCGCTTTTCAGGCGCGTCCGCTCCCCGCGTCCCCGCGCGATTTTGAAATCCTGTTCGAGGTGGTGAACGAATCGGACGAGCCGCGGACGCTGCCCTTTGCGCTCTTCGTCGGCGACAACCTCGTGGACGCCAACGAAGTGACCATTCCGGCGCGCGGCGCGGCCCACCGCTCCATACGGCAGTTCAGCCCCGAGGGCGGGCCGGTGCGCCTCGAACTGGAAACGGGCGACGCCTTCCCGCTGGACGACACGGCCCACGCCGTGCTCCCGGCGGTCGAGGATACCCGGGTCGTGCTGGTAACCGAGGGCAACCTCTTTCTCGAAAGCGCGCTCGCCACGGCCGACGGCATCGACCTCTCGGTGGCGCCGCCCGCCGCCTATGCTCCGGGCGCGGCGGAAGGCGGCCACGCCGTCTATGTCTTCGACGGATGGGCCCCGGAGAACCCGCCGGACGCGCACGCGATCTATATCGGCCGCTGGCCCGCGACGCTCGGCATCGCCGCCGAGGGCGAAATCGCGGATCCCATGATCACGGACTGGGAGCGGGACCACCCCATCAACCGGCGGCTCAGCTTGGCGAACATCACGATCGGAGGCGCGCCCCGCCTGGCCGCACCGGATAACTTTGCGACGCTGGTTTCCTCCTTCGGCCAGCCGCTGGTGCTGCTGGACGATACCGCCGAACACCGCGCGCTCGTGGTCGCCTTCAACACGGCCCAATCGGACCTGCCCCTGCGCGCCGCGTTTCCCATGCTCATCGCCAACGCGATCCAGTATCTCGCGGAAGTTCGCGCGGAGGATACCTGGCGCGGGCCGCCCCTCGGCGCGGTGCTCGGGCTGGACGAACTCGCGCCGTGGACGCAGGGTCTCGATATCGCGCGGGTGCTCGCGCCCGGCGAAAGCGCGCCGCCCGAGGCGCCGCCGGCCCCAATCCGCATAGCGGTCAACAAAACCGGCATCTATCAGGGCGTCACGGGCGAAGGGGACACCATTCCCCTCTTTGGCGCGAGTCTTTCCCACCGCCGCGAATCGAATCTCGACGTGTCTGAATCGATGCCCGTCGAGACCGCCGAGCCCCTGCCCGAAATCCCCGATGCCTTCCGCGCTGGCGCCGCGCCCTGGCGGATCCTCGCCTACGCGGCCCTGGCCCTGCTCGCAATCGAATGGTGGCTGTTCCACCGGCGCTGGGTGGAGTAG
- a CDS encoding VWA domain-containing protein → MAFALESPGLLALLAALPLIFGVLRYSLAGSPLAQRILSGVVRATVIALIVLALAGTHWLRASREPAVLVIADLSDSAPEDAPDQARAILADIEAARPAAARAGLVLIAATPEILAPVTRNPEFPEAIAPPEDRGETRLADALRLAREAMPADTVNRVLLLSDGNETAGDAREMARRLAERGVQVYTRAWEQTDRPEVLLEDLAVPSEVKRGQSFRIQAVAHASAPSTAAFTLYRDGFKAGEQEIALEAGANTITFDETSAPDGLVKYELHVAAPEDHFADNNVSSGVVFVAGEPRILLLEGKEREGRHLARALEAENIRVDYREGRGMPAALEELAAFDAIIFSDVPATDVSARQMELLRSYIEDLGGGFIMIGGEESFGLGGYYRTSIEQALPVRMRSERQKDTPSIAIMLVIDKSGSMGGDKIELAKEAAIAAVELLGSRDYAGVVAFDGAPQWIVELQGAGNQTGIIQQIMQLQAGGGTHIAPALEEAANALASVPATLKHAILLTDGQSQPGDYAGIVNRMVNGQVTVSTVAVGDGADTALLQEIARWGRGRYYFTADPFDIPQIFTKETMSASKSSLVEEPFLPIVTRSAPVIQSIDWDSTPFLLGYVVCTAKPTAEVPLITERGDPLLASWRFGLGKSVAFMSDAKSRWAADWLGWPGYSRFWAQVVRDTLRDTRQRGIETRIEHRGESGRIIVDAATDAGDFVNGLHGAVQMVRPSREIETVALRQTAPGRYEADMDTSETGSYLFKIRQTQDAAGEDVYADFTRGLTISYKPEYRHLGTNTEFLEALARDTGGSVNPAIEDLFIVNADESVRIRRDIGPWLLVAALLLFVVDVAMRRLDLAGYRPFSEAGGRR, encoded by the coding sequence ATGGCGTTTGCGCTCGAAAGCCCGGGACTCCTCGCGTTGCTTGCCGCCCTGCCGCTCATCTTTGGCGTGCTGCGGTATTCGCTGGCCGGTAGCCCGCTCGCCCAGCGGATCCTGTCGGGCGTAGTTCGCGCCACGGTCATCGCGCTGATCGTGCTGGCGCTCGCGGGCACGCACTGGCTTCGCGCGAGCCGCGAACCGGCGGTGCTGGTCATCGCCGATCTCTCGGACTCCGCGCCCGAGGACGCTCCCGATCAGGCCCGCGCGATCCTGGCGGACATCGAGGCGGCCAGGCCCGCCGCCGCCCGGGCCGGCCTCGTTTTGATCGCGGCCACGCCGGAGATACTTGCCCCGGTGACGCGCAATCCCGAGTTCCCCGAGGCCATCGCGCCGCCGGAAGACCGCGGCGAGACGCGCCTGGCCGATGCGTTGCGGCTCGCGCGCGAGGCCATGCCGGCGGACACCGTCAATCGCGTGCTGCTCCTGAGCGACGGCAACGAAACCGCCGGCGATGCGCGGGAGATGGCGCGCCGGCTCGCGGAGCGGGGCGTACAGGTGTATACGCGCGCCTGGGAGCAAACGGATCGCCCGGAGGTCCTCCTGGAGGATCTCGCCGTGCCGTCCGAGGTAAAACGCGGGCAGTCCTTCCGGATCCAGGCGGTCGCCCACGCCTCCGCGCCTTCCACCGCCGCTTTCACGCTCTACCGGGACGGCTTCAAGGCCGGCGAACAGGAGATCGCGCTTGAAGCGGGCGCGAACACCATCACCTTTGACGAAACGAGCGCCCCGGACGGCCTCGTCAAGTACGAGCTGCACGTAGCCGCGCCGGAGGACCATTTCGCCGACAATAATGTGTCTTCCGGCGTGGTGTTTGTGGCCGGCGAGCCCAGAATACTCCTGCTCGAAGGGAAGGAGCGGGAAGGGCGCCACCTCGCCCGCGCGCTGGAGGCCGAAAACATCCGCGTGGACTACCGCGAGGGGCGCGGCATGCCCGCCGCGCTGGAGGAACTCGCCGCATTCGACGCCATCATCTTCTCGGACGTCCCCGCGACGGACGTCAGCGCCCGCCAGATGGAGTTGCTACGCTCCTACATCGAGGATCTCGGCGGCGGCTTCATCATGATCGGCGGCGAAGAGAGCTTCGGCCTCGGCGGCTACTACCGCACGAGCATCGAGCAGGCCCTGCCCGTCCGCATGCGCTCGGAACGGCAGAAGGACACGCCCAGCATCGCCATTATGCTTGTCATCGACAAGTCCGGCAGCATGGGCGGCGACAAAATCGAACTCGCCAAGGAGGCGGCGATAGCGGCCGTCGAATTGCTCGGCAGCCGGGACTACGCCGGCGTGGTCGCCTTCGACGGGGCCCCGCAGTGGATTGTCGAGTTGCAGGGCGCGGGCAACCAGACCGGCATCATCCAGCAGATCATGCAGCTCCAGGCCGGCGGCGGCACGCACATCGCCCCCGCGCTCGAAGAGGCGGCCAATGCGCTCGCCTCCGTCCCCGCCACGCTCAAGCACGCCATCCTGCTTACGGACGGCCAGTCGCAGCCCGGGGACTACGCCGGAATCGTCAACCGGATGGTCAACGGCCAGGTGACCGTGTCCACCGTCGCCGTCGGGGATGGCGCGGACACCGCGCTGCTCCAGGAGATCGCGCGGTGGGGCCGCGGCCGCTACTACTTCACCGCCGATCCCTTCGACATCCCGCAGATCTTCACGAAGGAGACCATGTCCGCGTCGAAATCCTCGCTGGTGGAGGAGCCGTTCCTTCCGATCGTCACGCGCAGCGCGCCGGTCATTCAATCCATCGACTGGGACAGCACGCCCTTCCTCCTGGGCTATGTCGTGTGCACCGCCAAGCCCACGGCGGAAGTGCCCCTCATTACCGAGCGCGGCGATCCCCTGCTCGCCTCGTGGCGCTTCGGCCTGGGCAAGAGCGTCGCCTTCATGTCGGACGCGAAAAGCCGCTGGGCCGCCGACTGGCTCGGCTGGCCGGGCTACAGCCGCTTCTGGGCCCAGGTCGTGCGCGATACCCTGCGCGACACGCGGCAGCGGGGGATCGAGACGCGCATCGAGCACCGCGGTGAATCGGGGCGCATTATCGTCGACGCGGCGACGGATGCCGGGGACTTCGTAAACGGCCTGCACGGCGCCGTGCAGATGGTGCGGCCATCCCGCGAGATCGAGACGGTTGCGCTCCGCCAGACCGCGCCGGGCCGCTATGAGGCGGACATGGACACCAGCGAAACCGGCAGCTACCTATTCAAAATTCGGCAGACCCAGGACGCGGCCGGCGAAGACGTGTACGCCGACTTCACCCGCGGGCTGACAATCTCCTACAAGCCCGAGTACCGCCATCTGGGAACCAACACGGAATTCCTGGAGGCGCTCGCGCGCGATACCGGCGGGTCGGTAAATCCCGCGATCGAGGATCTCTTCATCGTAAACGCCGATGAATCGGTGCGCATACGGCGCGACATCGGCCCCTGGCTGCTCGTGGCCGCGCTCCTGCTCTTCGTGGTTGACGTCGCGATGCGCCGCCTCGATCTGGCCGGTTACCGGCCCTTCTCGGAAGCCGGCGGGCGCCGGTGA